The Deltaproteobacteria bacterium genomic sequence GTGGCCGCAGCCATGCCTCTGTCCTTAAAAGAGGCGCTGGGATTTAAGCCGTCGTTTTTGAAGTAGAACTCAGTGCCCACCATGTCGGTCATTGCATCATTAGCCGCGATAATCGGGGTGTGGCCCTCCCCAAGATAGACCACGTCTTCGAGCGGAATGACCGGAGCTAGAAATTCATGGAAGAGGAAGACGCCTTTTAGAGCCGGGATATTGAGCATTTTGCGGTAATCGAAAATCCGCTGCCATTCGACCCCGGTCCGCCGGGCTAAATGGTCCTGGTCCAGGTCCTGGATGAGAAAAACCTTGCCGCAGTCCGGGCAGGTGTAAAGCAGTGAGTCAATCTCATACTCGCGTCCACAGCCCAGACAATGGTAAACCAGATGCCCGGATGGAGAAGGGATCAGGTCAGGCTTGATTTCCTCTGGAAAATCTTCAAGTTTCATGATGTTTCCCTGGCATTTTTATTCATTAAGCCTTGCCCGGAATGGTTTTGTCAAGTCCTGTTGCAGGGGGGGATATAGAATGATTGTTGGAATAAATGGTTTGATTAGTGAGGATTGGGACTTACGTCCTCTTAGGCAGGAGGGCGTGATAAGAACCAAAATCGGATTTGAGGCAGAGCCTGGGAACAAGGGGACAGGTCGGGAATATGAGAATTAGCATTGTGGGGCAGGCTTTCCAGCCAGCCTTTTGTCGTCAAACGGCTAACTTCCTCGGCTTAGACTGGATCGTTTGAAAGGTTAAATCCAAGCTTGTGAGCATGCCTCACTTTAAAGTTGATATTTAAAAGCTCTTCATGCCACTGATCAAGGGCCAGCCCCCGCTTGACCAGCTCTTCTGTTTTTTGCCTGTGGCCCAGTTCAAAATAAACTTGAGCCAGGTGGCTGATGGCGGGAACATGGGCCGGGTGATGTTCGAGGAATTCTTTAAGGGCTTTTTTCAGGTCCTCCCATTTGTGAAGGGCAGAACCGATTTTATAGACGAGTTCAATGGTTTGAGGGTCGGTTTTGTCTTTTTCAAAGGCCTTCAAGTAGCAACTGAAGGCCAGGTCCGGACGGTTTTGCTTTTCGCACATGGCCCCGGTGATGCGGTTGATTTCAGGGTCCTTTCCATTCAACTGGCTGGCCTTGAAAAGAGCGTGCTGGGCCTGATTCATCTGGTTATTGGCCAGGAAGATTTTGGCAAATCCCAAGAAAGGCCGATGGCTGTTAGCCTTGAGCTTAAAGGCGCGATGAAAGGTCTTGGTGGCCTTCATGTATTCACTTGTCTCGACCAGACATTCGCCCAGGCCGATCAGGGCGGTAAAGGCCCCGAAATCGGTGGGGCATACGATGGGGAAGACCCTGCTCTTGAGGTCTGATTCGCGCAGACCAATCTGTCTCAGTCCGCTTTGAAAGGCCGAAATGGCTTCGGAGTATTTTCCTTGCGCCTGGAATATCCGGCCCAGCCTGATCCAGTTGTCAGCCTCATAGCCTCTTTTTATCAGGTCCAGACATTTTTGTTCAGCTTCCTTATAGTTTTTCAAACCAAGCGCTATTTTGGCGTGGAGGTCGTTTAAGTATTGCTGCCCGGGAATGCCGATCTTGATAGATTCAGCCGCCTTGAAATACACGAGCGCTTTTTTAAAATTCTTTTCGTCATATTCTCTCCTGGACTGTTTATACAGGACGTCAAAAGCAAGGCCCTTTGGAGGAAAGACAGGAATGATCGCCATTTTGAGTTTATTTTTACGGCTTGACAAATCAAATAATTTAGGAGCAGACTCCCGCCTGATCAAAAGATCAAAGAGGCTTTCTTTTTCTCCTTTTATGTTCAGCTTAACGGCATCGCATTCAGGGTGATCCGCCAGATAATCAAGAACAAAAAATATCCTCATTTGAAGTTTTGAATCCGCACTCAAGGAAAGGAGATAGAAAAAATCGGCATTCGTTCTTTCAACGCCAAAGCGATAAGCTTCAAGCTCGGACAATGGCTCTGGCGGGGTGAGCACGTGGATGTGTTTCAGTTCACCCAGTTTCCCCAGGCTGCTGCGGCACTCCTCATCTTTTTCCAGGACATTATTGACGAGAATCAATCTATGAGGATAAGAGGTATTATCAGTAAGGTTCGCAATGAACTGTTTAATCTCATCCCCCCATTCATTCACCGGAAGAATAATGGCGACTTTCCGTATGTACATCCAGGGCTCAGGAGGCAAGTCGGTCTTGATTCTTCGAAGATTGTGCAAAAAGCTTTCCTTGTCCTTACGTTCCTTGACACTGATGCGGTCGGATTTATTGATGGGCATGTAATACTCGCCCGTTATCACTGGTACGTATTTAAAATCCGTGAAGAAGGAGAGTTTTCTGGTCAGGTCCCAATCAATGAGGACTT encodes the following:
- a CDS encoding glycosyltransferase, which gives rise to MKMLAKSPKVTVLIGTYNRPKYLSEAVASVVRQTMKDWELLVMNDGGVDVRHVVEEFQDDRIHYFHDDENRGLAHRLNFGLKQAKGEYIAYLGDDDFFYPNHLEVLTKALDENPDVGVVYSDLYAVSFIKDETTDKRYPLNKFVQVSRDYNRDFMLYFNHTLHVSLLHRKDLAILVGGYDESVKVLIDWDLTRKLSFFTDFKYVPVITGEYYMPINKSDRISVKERKDKESFLHNLRRIKTDLPPEPWMYIRKVAIILPVNEWGDEIKQFIANLTDNTSYPHRLILVNNVLEKDEECRSSLGKLGELKHIHVLTPPEPLSELEAYRFGVERTNADFFYLLSLSADSKLQMRIFFVLDYLADHPECDAVKLNIKGEKESLFDLLIRRESAPKLFDLSSRKNKLKMAIIPVFPPKGLAFDVLYKQSRREYDEKNFKKALVYFKAAESIKIGIPGQQYLNDLHAKIALGLKNYKEAEQKCLDLIKRGYEADNWIRLGRIFQAQGKYSEAISAFQSGLRQIGLRESDLKSRVFPIVCPTDFGAFTALIGLGECLVETSEYMKATKTFHRAFKLKANSHRPFLGFAKIFLANNQMNQAQHALFKASQLNGKDPEINRITGAMCEKQNRPDLAFSCYLKAFEKDKTDPQTIELVYKIGSALHKWEDLKKALKEFLEHHPAHVPAISHLAQVYFELGHRQKTEELVKRGLALDQWHEELLNINFKVRHAHKLGFNLSNDPV